Proteins encoded within one genomic window of Eurosta solidaginis isolate ZX-2024a chromosome 1, ASM4086904v1, whole genome shotgun sequence:
- the LOC137236735 gene encoding protein TAPT1 homolog, translated as MSRTKDDVGIATPTKKLRFRGELDFHNRIDELLNDDTKRSAVGNSAKGTNTNPNDGKEHKETEAPPSFMDFFKFFNVELTRGYILEHDEERYTARRQKIYSFMRIPRDLERFIVYGIMQCADSFLYIHTFLPVRFALALWGLLTRPIAGCLGFRPRTQRLLTPAEICDLLKGTIWIACTLLMLSVDTNRVYHIIKSQSIIKLYIFYNMIEVGDRLLSAFGQDTIDALFWTATEPKNSKREHFGLVTHIVFALIYVLLHSFLIMFQATTLNVAVNSNNKGLLTIMISNNFVELKGSVFKKFDKNNLFQLTCSDVRERFQLSVLLFIVMIQTMKEFDWSLDQFCVMMPDCIAVLVTEVLIDWIKHAFITRFNEIPEYIYREYTTSLAYDMTQTRQKHAFSDHSDLVARRMGFIPFPLGVVLIKAIYSAVSFNNAAAWLLLGLTYIFVLGLRICLTICALGKACKLMKEHEDERSNSTPSSITNAPVVSSTGNAIGGSTNSNSFGNMAGLSLLPNTPVSSRSRNETTTSPSPSILQRPVTVDQSAFLPTVNNSNSTPVNQKIVQKFTPTTNPNDVELDVKNSLELGATALFSNSDVDLDGVCLNEKILEPNPNINTFVEEELARSEPELFQPQQREQSKLSSSSALSRDNNELERSCSVSKRTHKRSESEPSMQSIASVSETESQA; from the exons atgtcTCGGACAAAAGATGATGTTGGCATTGCAACACCAACAAAAAAGTTACGATTTCGTGGAGAGTTAGACTTTCATAATCGTATCGATGAACTCCTTAATGATGATACTAAACGATCCGCTGTTGGAAATAGTGCCAAAGGAACCAACACAAATCCAAATGATGGCAAAGAACATAAGGAAACAG AGGCGCCGCCCTCATTTATGGACTTTTTCAAGTTTTTCAACGTGGAGTTAACTCGTGGTTACATCTTGGAGCACGATGAGGAAAGGTACACTGCACGTCGGCAAAAAATATATTCCTTCATGCGTATACCGCGTGATTTAGAACGCTTTATTGTATATGGTATAATGCAATGCGCAGATTCCTTCTTGTACATTCACACCTTCCTACCTGTTCGCTTTGCTTTAGCTTTATGGGGACTACTCACGCGGCCCATTGCAGGTTGTTTGGGTTTTCGACCGCGAACGCAGCGCCTATTAACTCCAGCGGAGATTTGTGATTTGCTTAAAGGCACAATATGGATTGCTTGTACATTGCTGATGCTCTCCGTAGATACCAATCGTGTATATCATATCATTAAGTCTCAATctattataaaattatatattttttataatatgaTTGAGGTTGGAGATCGTTTGTTATCCGCTTTTGGTCAAGATACTATTGATGCGCTATTCTGGACAGCCACGGAACCCAAAAATTCAAAACGAGAGCACTTTGGGCTGGTGACGCACATTGTGTTTGCTCTTATTTATGTGTTGTTGCACAGTTTTCTTATTATGTTCCAG GCGACTACATTGAATGTGGCTGTAAACTCCAACAATAAAGGTCTACTTACAATTATGATTTCTAACAACTTCGTTGAGCTTAAAGGATCCGTATTCAAAAAATTCGACAAGAATAATCTTTTCCAATTAACCTGTAGTGATGTGCGAGAACGTTTTCAACTCTCTGTTTTACTCTTCATTGTAATGATACAAACAATGAAGGAATTTGATTGGAGCTTAGATCAGTTTTGCGTAATGATGCCCGACTGCATTGCTGTTCTGGTAACTGAAGTTTTAATAGATTGGATCAAACACGCTTTTATAACACGCTTTAACGAGATACCCGAATACATTTATCGTGAATATACTACTAGCCTAGCATATGATATGACACAAACTAGACAAAAACATGCATTTTCCGATCATTCGGACTTGGTGGCACGCCGTATGGGTTTTATTCCATTCCCTTTGGGTGTCGTGCTGATAAAGGCCATATATTCTGCAGTTTCTTTCAATAATGCTGCCGCCTGGTTGCTACTTGGATTGACTTATATATTTGTACTGGGACTGCGTATTTGCCTCACTATCTGCGCTTTGGGTAAAGCTTGTAAATTAATGAAGGAACACGAAGATGAAAGAAGTAACTCAACACCAAGCTCTATTACAAATGCACCAGTTGTAAGTAGTACTGGCAATGCAATTGGCGGTAGTACCAATTCGAATAGCTTTGGAAATATGGCAGGACTTTCTCTTTTACCTAATACACCGGTCAGTTCAAGATCGCGTAATGAGACTACTACATCACCTTCACCTTCGATACTTCAGAGGCCTGTGACCGTGGATCAAAGTGCTTTTCTACCTACAGTCAACAATTCAAATTCTACACCAGTGAATCagaaaattgtacaaaaattcaCTCCAACGACGAACCCAAATGATGTAGAGTTAGATGTGAAAAACTCCCTTGAGTTAGGTGCTACCGCACTTTTTTCCAATAGTGATGTAGATTTGGATGGTGTGTGCCTTAATGAGAAAATATTGGAGCCAAATCCCAATATAAATACCTTTGTAGAAGAAGAGCTTGCACGCAGTGAACCAGAACTATTCCAACCACAACAGCGGGAACAAAGCAAACTAAGTTCCAGCAGCGCCCTGTCAAGAGATAACAATGAGTTGGAACGGTCATGCAGCGTGTCAAAACGTACGCACAAACGTTCCGAGTCTGAACCCAGTATGCAAAGCATTGCGAGCGTAAGCGAAACGGAGTCGCAGGCGTAG